AAGGACCTCaccaataaatatttcaagactTTCAACTATAGTGCTTCCACTTGCACTGTCTCTAGCGGTAACTTACATTCAAAACGTCCTTTAGGACAATATTTTCTTTGTAGGGTTTGGGTAAAGACCAAAAAATTAGTCTCAaaacctgttttttttttttctttttttctaccTCGTTTGCATTATGGTTGTTGCTTTGGGGAATTTGTTGGGGAACCCCACATTCTCTAACTTGtattatcttttaatttaatgaaatatgcttgcttaaaaaaaataaaacaaaaaaaaaaaattcaaacagcCACTGACCAAAAAACAATATAATGAATAGTATACATTTTTAACAACCGAACAATAATGAGCAAATTAAGTTGTACGGAATACCTCTCTTTCTAGAAAGAGAaactttcatttctctttagAAAAGTTATTAATCCTTTCTAACTAGTATTTCTACAAAAGGGAGGATAGAGCCTCTCTGTTCATTTTCCAATACCTATTTGtgtataagttttttttatagtgTTTTTAATCTCTCATTTTCACTAGCTTGATTTTGGTTAGATCTACCACATTCCGGTGACTAACAACTTGCACACAACCCTCCAACCTCAGATATGCAAGGATGAGGCGAAACTACGACAAAAATCTCAACATGTGATACTCACGAGTGGTTTGTTCCGCACATGGCCATCACACATTGCCATGCCAAAATGCGTCCAACAGCTACACTCGTTGTATCAGCAGACTTGTTGCCCCCAAAACTCGGTCAACCATAGTCTAGGCTATTGGATTCAGATCTTCTTACTATATTTCCGCTTTTCCTAATTAATGATCTTGTAGAAAAGAACACGGGTCTTTCAAGAAGCATCTCTGGACAATAAATTGCAGTGTGATTTTGGCATCTACCACCTCCAATGttggaattataaaaaattatcatttaagACAGTGCCCTTTTGGCAGGGTATGAGTGGGCCAAGATTTTggtcccaaatttttttttctcacttttacATTGTGGTtgttgtaattaggtgtttgtTGAGAAATCTCACATCCTTTTTGCGTATCTCATTTTctgtatttaaatgatatatatgcttacttagaaaaaaaaaaaaaaaagaaagaaagaaaaaagacagCCAACGATTTAATACCCATAAAGCAACGataagaacttcaaaaccactTGCAAGAGCTTGGACCAAAAACGTATGAGCCAGTAAGAAATTAATGGCACAGTTATGCAcgttattaaaaaagaaacaaagtcgtaaggcctagtttggatataagaaatgtttcatttcatcttatttcatcattataattttattaaattttcacacaaaatataataaacaattcaacaattttaaatctcaaaataataataataataatattaagaaaatgctAGTATAATGCCTGAGTTTGCCCTCTCATTTTGACcgctcatgtatttaatttttttacttaataattaaagaagtgatttttaatatattggtatatatatttttaatttttttaaaatatttaaatatattaaaaaaattaaaaacagagaaaaaaaaaacaactttgtGCTACTAGCACGCCAACAATGAAAGTTGGGCTACACGTTAGCACTACTAAATTTCTTTAATCTAAATAGCTCAAGAAAGCGTACGAAGACGTCACAGCTAGTCAGCAACCttaaaatttaaaggaaaatattttagctacaataaaattatacaaaagtaaactcacaaacttgAAACTTATGTGACTAGATGtggtacgttagattgtaaagttatttttattataaagtagatctaacggattctataaaattgaatttattttacaaaaatgcttCTAACAGGTGTCTCCTACACCCTCTAATTGTCAGAGACAAATAAGGACTCGCCACGTAAGGGGTTTTGCAAAACATACAGTGAGACGCGCAACAGGGTATCTTAAACCCCACCCCCCTCTACTTTCATTCTCTTGAAAAAAATCCCTAACCTCTCTCTATCTCCTTCCCTCTCTctgctctcattctctctcattCTGAAATCCCTAACCTCTCTCTCACCttccctctcattctctctctatgctctcattctctcttgGTCCAAAATCCCAAacctttctctctccttccctcacattctctctctctctgcaataTAGCATGTTGAGTGAAGGAGGATTGATGACTTTTGCCAAGTGGccattttgtcaaaaaaataaaaataaataaaagaagaaagacagagagagttCAATACAGTAAAGTTGGAATAATAATGCTGCTACTTGTAGTACTTATGACTGGAATTCCGTGTGCCTTAGACTTGAGGAGGAAAACCATCAGGGTTGAAAGAATAATCGACCCAAAATAGCTTTGGTTTCCTAATGCTCTGtgttgattaattaaaaaaaaaaaaagaatatgttACAGATTTTATATATGTTCTTGGGGAACAATAGAACACTAACAATATGCCTTGTAGTCAACAGAAAAAAGAGGAAACCAAAACCCATGACAATTGTTTTGTATAGATTGGGTGAACTAGGTCTCTTTTTTGTGCTTGGAACTTGTCAAATGAGGTTTTTCTTGCTTTGTCAGATTTATCTGCACCTTGCTAACAATACAAAGTCTATTTTTGTAGGAATTACCTCACATTGATTCAGCTTCCAAGGTAATATTGATGAAACGATATCCAAACAAgttatttatcatatatgtgCATGAACCCAAAAAATTACACACTTCTAATGATGATCTAACATAATTACTTTGTATAATATCAGGCAACAACTAAACAGTTTTGAATTGTCTTTGTTGTCTTTCTTAATTTGTTAATTTAGGTGGTGGTCACAATGTACCTAattaccatgcatgcatatataattcagccaatgatatatatatatatatattatataaccacaaaatttaataccatcttgaatattgaaagagatgaaaattgaaggagtaatatatagaacttgagtgacatatagatatatatccAACCAATTAATTAACATTCATGAAAACATAGTAATACAAAACTGTGTAGAAAATGTGCAAAAATATACAATACATACATAGGAGATGACTAGGAGCTAGCTTTATACCTACAACTGTCAGCCATTTACTAAAATCCTACAGCTAAAAACAGAGCttacatacaaaaataaaaaataaagatcagCAAAATATCAAGCAATACCAACAATAACTTGTTTTTTAATGTgcttttttattacttatttgGTTCTATCCCTCCACAAGTCATTAATTAGTTGATTGGTAGCTACATTCTAGAAGGATTAATTACATCATCCCTAATTTCTTGCATACACAGTAATATTGTAGAATTTGTTGGTCATCATTTTAGGTGATTTAAATTTACATGAAGATGCTAGCCCAAAAATGAGGGACAAAGATATTACCAATGGCAAAAATGAGTTGTTTAATGTCTAGAGCATGATATTTTTGATTAAGTgttttaatatcatattatataatcatttcaagGTCtgcataaaaattattgattagaCTTAGTCATACACTCTTTGCAACTTTGCCAATTGTATACTTGATATATGCCAAATATTGAAGCTAGAtacaattatttgatttttttttttttttttttgttgctagTCAGGTCTCTTTAGACTAAAATATGCAAACAGGTAACTTTAGTTATAAACTGGGAAGACGAAGTAGATTTCTCCTGTTTCTATTCATCTCAGGATTTTTTGGAACGATTAGagtttagtttttcattttatacaaGAGTACTCCTGAAATTTTAGTCCCTCTTTTCTTCAGCCTTGTCATGATCTTGCTTAATTATTAGCAAGAGTAGTTCTTTTTAAGttgaaaaatctgaaatttaGTTTCATGTGATGTTCATTAGGTCAGTTGATACTTTAACTATGAAAATCCAAAATGGAGTAGTGAAGGAGATCTGGTAGAGTATTGCAGAAGCTCTTCTTGATTTAACTGATGATGATCAATCTATGATAATGgcttgtaattttatattttgtaatataattaaataccaaataatgtaatatgaagTGAGTTGAATTatgtgttgcatgcattttacattataaatattaaatttctattttttagatgcatttagttaaaaagataattagttttatataaaaaaaaaatttcaagattttttcttaaaaagaatTGTAATAGATATAGGCttttaggggaaaaaaaaaaaaaaaaaaaaaaaaaaaagaaaatggagaagattttcagcactatCTTTTCCTAGGAAAAAAATTAAGCCTTtgtggtttaaaaaaaaaatcaggtaCACCCGGAACCCTGATTCTGGGTTGtttaaactcagaattcatTCAGGTTTCGACCTGGGTCAAAATCCGTGTATATCCCACCCAGATTTAAAATCGGATGTTAGGCCAGTATACCCAGATACCCAGTTTAAAACTTGGATAAACAGTCCTAGTCATGAAAAAACAACTCTTTCAAACTTTTATCGAGTGAAATTGTTGCatattttggaaaatatatgCAATGATTCTCCCTGGAGAAAATCGGCATCTTGTCCCTTTACTAATTGTAAATCCTAACCTGTGATGCAGAGAGACTGACGCAGAGCTAGGGCTGTTCATTCGGGTTTCAGACCGGGTATCtgggtatccgggtatacccggcccggaacccggattacAAATCCGAACTGGGTTCCGGACCGGATCTACCCCGGTTATGACCCGGGCtgaaacccggatgaatccgatttttttataactcgggaatccgggttccggccttcacccgttttttttttttttaacactacAAGGGCTATATACCATGAaatttttttccagaaaaataTGTTCTTGTAaagcatttttgttttaatctaaagcctatattctatcacatttgaaaaacattttttttttatatagaaaactgatttatctttttaagtaaatgcatctaaaaagtAAAAGTTCAATATTTATAACCCActtcatattacattatttggtatttaattacatttcaaaatacaaaattacaagccATTGTATCATATCATCAGTTCAATCAGAAGAGCTTTTGCAATACTCTGCCAGATCCAGATCTCATTCTTCACTGCTCCATTTGGATCTTCTGCGATGGGTCTATTTTCACCCACCCCATTAACACTTATATGTATACTCCACTACTTAAACATAAAAGATATATAACCATCACTTTTGGTCTCCAAGTCCAATTTGTTGACTACAGTATATGCTCCAACTTCCCCACCCATATGGACTGGACTtatctaaaagttaaaagttccaggcaaaaataatagtaataatactaacaataacaacaataataataatagtaaagatAAAGAAAGTGTCCAGGCCAAAAATGGAATGACATGTCCTACAAGAACAAAAGATAATGACATTACaagtaaaacaaaatataagaaacaacAGTGATATAAAACTTAAGCCATTGAACAAGAAGATTGACCAGATTTAAGCCAAAAAACGAGCCATATACCAACCAGGTCCAACCCATTTTCTCTACCAAAGTTATGACAAACACAACTGTAAAGCAAAGAATAGCCCAATAGTAAACTTCAATAGTAGTAGGTTTCCGAGACTTTATAACTTCAATAAAAAGcaaagaatcatcttccaataGTAAACCAGAATAGCCCAACTGTAAAGTCATTTGCAAACCTCTCAAAGCAGCTAAAGTTTTTATGTCATCCACACTAAAGACCCACATTTCCTTCTTacttaaaaccaacaaaacaatacCCTTTTCATCTCTTAGAATTGCCCCAACACCAACAGAGTCAAGCTCCTGAAATAAGGagttcccccctcccccccccccttctttaTCCTCACAACAGCCTGAGAAtggttaataaaattaaaacttctCACATACTTTATACAATTTATCAATAACTTGTTGTGGTGAACATGTTGTATTCTCAAGAAAAGATGTGGCTTCCATTAAATTCCTTAACATCACATCAAACCGAGTAGCAACATGTAACAACTGAAAAATATTACTTGACCAAGAAGCCCAGATCTGATTAATAGTGGAGCACAACCAccacaaagaatgaatttgatcTTCTTGCTTGGAAATGACAAAGTTGAATGCTATCACTTACTTGCTTTAGGAACACTAACCAAAATACTGAATGATTCACATACATTCACTTAGAGAATCAAAGAAAATCCCATTAGTGGGCGAATCTCGCAGTAATCCCAAACCCATCTTCACTGCCGACTCTCCGTATATTCTTCtaatttaacaaattaaaaatacaaccTTATGAGTGGAAATTtaaacccaaaaaaagaaagccAAATGAAAATCCCAAAAATACATTACATTTTTTACAAAAGGTATATTTCTCTGTTTCTCTCCCTCACAGACAGCACAAATGCTACAGaaccaagaaagaaaaacaacacATACTTAAACATAGAGCAGATCGAGCAAACATCACTACAGCAGACTCAGATCGAACTTGAACAGAAATGGCTAGCACAGATTTGACCCtataaaacccataaaaaagaAAGGATACATGCAGATCTAACGTAATAGCAGAtctaaaaaacaagaaaaaaaaatcccacgtttaacaaaaaatagcagATCTACATTCTTTGTTTGGTCGgtcgatcgagagagagagagaggagagactaCCGATCTAAAGTCCGGCAGCGACAGCGGCGAGGGAGATAAATGGCGGCGAAACTTGAAGGCGAATGCTAGGGTTATGTTCGGCtcggatgagagagagagagagagagagagagagagagagagagagagagagagataagaatgagagacgatttttttttttttttaatataaaaaccgggtaccggggtttaaatccggtacccgggtgCAAAATCCATAACCGGCCCGGATTGGGCCGGTTTTAAAAatgcgggtttcggcccggatcaaaTTCGGGCCGAAACTCATAACCGGACACTCGGTTATCCAGGTTCCGGGTCGGGCCGGATAAAATCTGGCCCGTATGAACAGTCTTACGCAGAGCTTTGGACAGCTTGAAGTTTGAAGGAGAGACGGAAAGAAAACacagctgagagagagagagagagagagagggagttggAGATCGAGGGTCTCGAAACaacagaaattattttttatcccCTACAGCACGGCATTGTGGAGTGGGGATAGAGGAGTGACGTGGCACTACTTTATTGGCCTCCAATAAATGAAGTTTATAGGATGCACGGATGAAaagttattctttttattttacatagtAGCAGTTATCAAAGTTAAATGGCGGGGTAAAATCGTCGATTCGCTCAGGGCAGTGCGCGCAATGTGCACCCCAATATAAAGTAGAACACCCAAGCCGTTGCGAGACACTTAGGCATCGTAATCACTCAATAAAAGTTTCCCGCGCGACTGTTAGTTCATTGAAATTTCACTATTCATCCAACTAGTCCAAGTTTCATGAAATAGAACCATTCAACTAGGCTATCTAGCCAAACAAGTAGTAAGCGATTTTCCCTTCGATTTTGTTCGTTTCGTTTGAATTTCGATTTTGTGCATGCAATTCTGTTTATCCTCAGATCTTATTTCCGTTTTTCGCTTTTGTTTGAAATGGAAATTTATGATCGTATAGCTTGTTGATTTCGACTTTGTGCAGGAAATTCTGTTTATCCTTGGATTTTATTCCCCCTTTTTGTCTGAAATGGAAATTTATGATCGTGGAGCTTGGTCTAGTTGATTGTTTTGTACTATTTTCTCTTGATCGCAGATTTCGGTGTTTCTATGTTCTTTTATTAGTGTGATGATTAGCAAGAACATAAAGTTCTCGAGGATTTGGTATTCCCGAAGTGTATTCgcgccattttttttttcacaaattcTTGCATCAACGGGACGGTAGTTATGAATCCTTATGCGAAAATTGGGTGAGAAGAATAGATCAGGAACATTAAGGATTACGCTCTGCATATTGGTGCGGGTTCATAACCGATTGATTCTATGAACAATAGAGTAGTTCCCTTCGAATTATCATTTTCTATTTCCTTTATCACTCTGTTTAGTTGGTGAAAACCTGAGGCAATTCATTTTTTGAATCATAAGGTTGGTTGTAGAGTCATTGCGCTGAATTCAGTTTAGGAAATTTTGATATCTTGTAAGATTATACAGTTTCAAGTATTTGAGTTTGCTACATTTTCTCACTAAGTAAACTGATCTTTATTGGTTTGTGATATCTCGCACTTGCTTCTTCACCTAAACTGTTCTGATTACAGCTGCTGGAGGTTTCAGTTCAGTGTTTTTTCTGCTAAATTTGCGACAATGGAGGTTGGTGCAAACCAAAATCTACGACATGTAAGTACTGAAAATGTTGGATTTAGGGCTATAGTGCTGAAAGAATTTCGTTTCAACCCAACTATTATGTCTGTAGGCTACAATTACCTGCTTAAGCTTTTAGACTTTGTTCCCAGCATTTTCTTTCTGGTATTGGTGGATGGGAGCTTGCACATTCGTTAGCTTGTGCATATGCTATTTTCTTTAGCTCTCAAATAATCACTTCCATTGATTTTGAATAATGGCGATTGCTCATGTAAGCTCTACTTGATGAACATATCGGTTGTACTTTGAATTCATCATGGCTATATTTGGTTGTGGATAATTGGATTTGATTGGAGACTCAGTTCAACGTTATTTGGAAACCGTGCTTTCACagaattttttacttatttatttatcttcttaTGGTTTTTGGATATAGCTTGGGGAAGGAGGGTGCCTCTTGGCATTTTCCTTCACATTGAAGTCCATGAGAACAAGGAAACTAATGGACGGAACTGGAATTCTCAGGCCCCAATAGATTTTACCACTTGCAAGCATGGCaagttttttttaacaaaattggaTAATTGACATCTCAAAACATATTTCAGGATCGAATGAGTGATTGTCGGAGTATTGGAAGCAATTATTACCCATCCAGCCAACAATCTAGGAAGATCTCTATTGGAGTTGTGGTGGACTCAGTCACCAAGAAAGGGTCTGGACGTGCAAAGGAAGATAAGGTCACAGTGCTAGGTGCAGAAAAGATGAATCCTAATGTGGAGAATTCCATCGAAGTGAGAAAGAAGGGGCAAGGAGTCACAACTCCTGTTAAAGGGAAACCGACAGACACTCTGGAGCAGGAGAGTTCCCCATGGATTACTACTAGATCACTTTACCAGCAAGCACCCGTTCCAGAGACCGTTCTCCATGCACAACCAGCCACTAGTGGCTGTCAAAACAAGTTTAATGGACAAAATAATGAAATGGCAGCACGCTCGGTTCAATCTTTTTTGAACAAGACATCAATTCTACAACCTGGTGATGGCAAGCAGAACACGTTTGATGGGTTTAGCTACAAAAGGAAGGAAGTGAAGGATGGAACCACAGAAATGATGGAGGAATTTACCTTTGCAACAGCACAAGAAGTTGATGCGTCCAACAAAATGGCAATAGAGGATAAAGCAGGTAAAACAGGAAACAAGACCGAAACTTTGAGAATGAAGCTCTGGGAAATACTGGGAAATGTTTCTTCCCCTACAAATGAGTATTCAAACTCTCAGAGACATAAGGTTGGTGCCGATGATATAGAGCCGGGGCAGAATTTTGATCAGAAGGTCGGTACAGTTGTCAGGAGTGGACATAATTCAGATACAATAGAAACTGGTTCTGAAGCTTCTGATCATGCTAGTACGAGACCTATAACTCCTACTTTGATCCGAAAGGGAGCACCACTGAAAGTGCAAGTTAAGGTGACTACATGCTGTCCAACCCCTGGTTACATGCAGAAGTACAAACAGAAGAACTTTTCCTTAGATGAAGGATGGTCGGGGAGAGGACATAGTGCTGTCAATGGTGGTTCCTCAAAGCTTATGAGGAAGAACATTGAGAAAAAGAGTATTAGAGTTGAGCCACGCAAGATTATATTTCCTAAAAAGGATATGACAGATAAGATTCAGGAAACAAGTTATAGGAATGAAACAACAGTTCCTGCTGAGAAAACATTTTCACATGGCAATAAAATGGAAGATATTCATGATTGCATATCTGAGGATGAGAGAGAGTGGCTTGGACCGGAGAATAACATCCTAGAGCAAAATTCGCATCAATCGCCATTGACAGACAAGGCCGGTCAGCAGGAGTTCAAAAGTCCAGGAAATGGGGACCGACAAGACATCGCTAATCCGTCTTTACAAGACATCGCCAATCCGTCTTCACAAGACATCGCTGATCTGTCTTTACTGAATGATGTGGAACCACAAGATACTTTCCAAAGTCCACGATTTAAAACGCCCATCGCAAGTTCTACCCCTACCTCAACGCCAAATACGGACCAACTAGTAGATAACTCCCATTCGTCATCTCCAAAAAGTGACCAACTGGTAAATGGTGTCAAGAATCCTGCACCTTCAGGGAGAATAATTACGATGGGAGATATTCGTAGCTTCAGTACTTTGCAGACTTCAAATAGACAGACAGACTGTTATGGGTCCAATAGACAGACAGATTTTTTGGTATCCTTGTTTATGTTAGAGGTTATAGCGTTGCATTTTCGCCGGTTTCTTAGCTGAACTCTTGGCCTTCTGCATTTTGTATTTCTTTATTGAACTTCAGGGTGATGCAGGGGAGCTTAAAAATTCTCCACCCCTGGAATCCGTGGCTGCTATTGAAGAGAAAGATACAGAAGATGATTTATCTGAATCATCAGCTGAAGAGAGGGACCGTGAGAGTTTGGAAGAGGGTTCACCCATCATTGAAGCATATACTGGTACGTTAACTTCAAATGTTTGATAGAGATTCATATATactttttgtttcttactcCACTTAGACAACTGGTATTAATAAAAGTTGTATTTAAAGTGGGTAGATTTAAAGTGGGTAGCTCTAGTTGCACTTGATCTTCATTTCCTTGCAGCATGGATTTGTGTGCATTGAAACTTGATATGCATGAGAAGAGTACAAGAAGCTAAAAGTGAAGTTCTATCCTAGAAAAGTTAACATAATTGGGCAGGATAATAAGCATGGCATCATAAAACAACATAgacaaatttgaatttcaatctTGTTTACAACTTTTTGTTGCTGCTTTTGCCACCTTCATGATCATAACAGAGGTGATTGTGAATTATCCTCATTGTCAGCAGTTGTTAGTTTAAAGTAGCTGCTAAATCCTATCAAGATTCTCAATAGTTTGCTGGAAAGGATGCTGAAAACCTGTCAGTTTAGGATGAAAATGAAATCTGAGTCCAAAATTTTTTGTTGCTTATCAAAAGATAAACTGAGTCCAAAGCCATATCCCTTTGTCTAGACTTGAGACCAATGGACCGTGCAAGTGGTTCTCAATCTCAATTGAAGAGTTGGTAATAAACCTGGTATGAATGATTCCACTGAAACCTTTCATTAACGTCATTCTCTCTAGGCTCTAGGTTACTGCACTTAATATTTCCTAAAAAACCATGTTAAAATGATCATCCCACTGCAGGACTGATTTTTATGTTTCTTTAAATGATTAGAATCTTCCTTATGAACTTCAGTATTGCAGCTGTTGCAATTTCTGTGATATATACTTTTCATATGAACCCTGTAATTCTTGATTGGTGACATTTGAGACGTACAGAGTGAAAATGAATTCTACAATCAAGAAAATTTTTGTAATACATTTAAGAAATGTACATTATAGGAAGCAAACTTAAACTTCTACTTTTCAACTCAAGCTCGAATGATAGCACCCTAATTAGCCATGCCACAATGTATAGTTTATGGTGTCAGCACTACATATGTCCCTTGTCCATCtccttatctctctctctagttttttAAGAAATTACCCCCACTTGCTGTGTTTTGTGTGTGTTTTTCTCCAAGTTGTGATAGATCTACTTTATCTAGTGGTCACCTGCAGGTTGCGGAGAAAGAGATACATTACATGCAGAACCCGTTGATGCCAATCAGCCAAAATTCATGCTCCATTCAACGAAAAGGCTCCGGACCTGTGAAGGCATTAGATTTGATAATATTAGTCCCACCTCATCCTCTCCAAAAGGCATGACTTCATCTCTACTTTGATTCAGCTATAAAAAATTCTCTATTATTTTAtgcttgtatatattttatttcctttcaatCTCGGTAAAATATGTCCAGGGACTGGAGAAAGTAATTGGATCCAAGAACCTTTAGAGGAGAGCCAAGAGGATGAAATGCTGAGGTTTTATTCTCCCTGCTTTTCAAAGCCATAAAAGTTTCCTAGTTTCCTGTTTTTGCGATCAACAATtagttgatgatatttttttcacTATTAAATGTTTTAGGGCTATCAAACTCTTTGCCTTGGAACTACAAAAAGCTCAAAGCAAAATAAAGTCGGAGACCACAAAAAAATCATCTAGAATCCTAATGTCCATTTCTGATGGAATATATTTTCAGCTGCAGAACCTTGAGTCTCATATTCAGAAAGACGTGTAAGTATTTCAAACAGATGCGTTTCTCAGCTTATGATAAGAGTTTCTTATTTGTGGTCTTGACAATGTTTTCAGAGGGAAGATCACAGCCCTTAGtaaatcaaaaagaaaacagTTTGAAGGGAAACTTGAAGGTAACAGAAGTTGTATCAA
This genomic window from Carya illinoinensis cultivar Pawnee chromosome 7, C.illinoinensisPawnee_v1, whole genome shotgun sequence contains:
- the LOC122317165 gene encoding meiosis-specific protein ASY3-like, with the protein product MEVGANQNLRHDRMSDCRSIGSNYYPSSQQSRKISIGVVVDSVTKKGSGRAKEDKVTVLGAEKMNPNVENSIEVRKKGQGVTTPVKGKPTDTLEQESSPWITTRSLYQQAPVPETVLHAQPATSGCQNKFNGQNNEMAARSVQSFLNKTSILQPGDGKQNTFDGFSYKRKEVKDGTTEMMEEFTFATAQEVDASNKMAIEDKAGKTGNKTETLRMKLWEILGNVSSPTNEYSNSQRHKVGADDIEPGQNFDQKVGTVVRSGHNSDTIETGSEASDHASTRPITPTLIRKGAPLKVQVKVTTCCPTPGYMQKYKQKNFSLDEGWSGRGHSAVNGGSSKLMRKNIEKKSIRVEPRKIIFPKKDMTDKIQETSYRNETTVPAEKTFSHGNKMEDIHDCISEDEREWLGPENNILEQNSHQSPLTDKAGQQEFKSPGNGDRQDIANPSLQDIANPSSQDIADLSLLNDVEPQDTFQSPRFKTPIASSTPTSTPNTDQLVDNSHSSSPKSDQLVNGVKNPAPSGRIITMGDIRSFSTLQTSNRQTDCYGSNRQTDFLGDAGELKNSPPLESVAAIEEKDTEDDLSESSAEERDRESLEEGSPIIEAYTGCGERDTLHAEPVDANQPKFMLHSTKRLRTCEGIRFDNISPTSSSPKGTGESNWIQEPLEESQEDEMLRAIKLFALELQKAQSKIKSETTKKSSRILMSISDGIYFQLQNLESHIQKDVGKITALSKSKRKQFEGKLEEKRKELKLIHENFKEDINRHLQDYRSALEGLETHHIELKGTMEKQKASHRKLLLQVEEALEAQLNDAQRRIAAIHELARGKTLQLKDVISLCLKDGILS